The Rhizobium leguminosarum nucleotide sequence TTCAGGGAGGTGGGCTGGTTACGCCTCCCGGATTCATCAGTAAGATTGGTACCTTATTGCCGATGGCGCCATGTGGCCGAACCTCATTGTACAACACGACGACAGAACACCCACGGGACCGAGGTTCGCGAGCTTTTGTATCCGTGGCATCCCTGGTCCGGGCGGCTCGTTCACGTGCATGAGTTGTGACCTTGCCCCGTTGAAATAATCCATTTTGAAGTAAGCTCTGGCCCATTGAGAGGACCAGAGGATGAAGCGCAATCGTTTCACAGACGAACAGATCATCGGCATATTGAAGGAGCACGAGGCAGGCACGCCGGTCTCGGAGCTTTGCCGCAAGCATGGCGTCAGCGATGCCAGCATCTATAAATGGAAGGCCAAGTACGGCGGCATGGAGGTGTCCGAGGCCAAGCGGCTGAAGACGCTTGAGGACGAGAACACGAAGCTGAAGCGGCTTCTGGCGGATGCGATGCTCGACAATGCTGCCTTGAAAGACCTTTTGGGAAAGAAGTGGTGACGCCCGCGGCCAAGCGGAAAGCTGTTGCGCATCTGATGAGCCATCATGAGATGAGCGAACGGCGGGCGTGTAAAGCCATTGGTTTTTGCCGAATGACGGTCCGTTACGAGACCAGGCGCGACGATGATCATGAGCTTCGCGAGCGAATGAAGGCGTTGGCGCATGAACGTCGCCGCTTCGGATATCGACGCATTCATGTGCTGCTCCGGCGGGAGGGTCACCTCGTGAACCACAAGAGGCTCTTCCGGCTCTATCGGGAGGAGAAACTGACGGTGCGCAAGCGCGGCGGTCGCAAGCGAGCGATAGGCACGCGAGCGCCGATGCTGGTGCCGATGGTGGCCAATGATCGCTGGTCGCTAGACTTCGTGTCGGATCAGTTCACCGATGGGTATAGCGCGACGATCAGGATGAGACGCGCATTGCCTCGCCTGAACTGCTCCCTGAGAATGGGTTATTGCCTCATCTAAATTGCTCCCGACGAATCAACCTCGGGAGCTTTGATGAGGAAGGTAAGCATGGCGACACGTGTGGAATTGGTGGCGGCGATCAGTTGTCGCTATGTGTTAGGCGGGCGGGCCGAGAAGGCGAGGATGTTGGACGAGTTCGTGGCGCTCACGGGCTTTCATCGCAAGCATGCGATGCGACTGCTGCGAGGAGAACGCGAACCGGCGAAGGGTGGTCCTCGGCCAGGGCGCCGGGTTTACGGCGATGACGTGCGGGCGGCGCTCGTCGTTGTTTGGGAGGCGTCGGATCGAATTTGCGGCAAGCGACTACACCCCCTGTTGCCAACACTGATCGAAGCGATGGAACGTCATGGACATGGCGATATGAATAGCGAGACGCGCCGGCAACTCTTGACGATGAGCCCAGCGACGATTGATCGAGTCCTCAAGGAGATTAAAGCGAGCGCCACGGGTCCGCGGCGCCGGAAAGGATCAACGGCGATTCGGCGTAGTGTTCCCGTTCGAACGTTCTCGGATTGGGATGACCCCGCACCCGGCTTTGTCGAGGCTGATCTCGTTTCTCATTCCGGCCCGTACGCGAGAGGTGCCTTCTCGCAAACGCTGGTGTTGACCGATATAGCCACGGGCTGGACGGAATGCGCGCCGCTGCTGGTTCGCGAGCAAACGGTACTGATCACTGCGTTGACCGAACTGCGCAAGTTGCTGCCGTTCCCGCTGCTGGGCTTCGACACCGACAACGACAGTGTGTTCATGAACGAGAGCGTTCATGAGTATTGCTTGCGAGATAATATCGAACTCACCCGTTGCCGCCCCTACCGAAAGAACGACCAGGCATTTGTCGAGCAGAAGAATGGCGCGATCGTGCGCAAGATCGTTGGATACCGACGCTTCGAGGGGCTGCGAGCCACCCGGGAGCTGGCCAAGCTTTATTCCTCAATGCGGTTGTTCGTGAATTTCTTTCAGCCATCATTCAAGCTGAAAGAAAAGCACCGTGACGGAGCCAAGGTGATCAAGCGCTATCATCGTCCCGCCACGCCTTATCAGCGGCTGCTTGACGACGCACGCACGCCGGAGGATACATGCCTTCGGCTCAAGGCGATGTACCTGACGCTCGATCCGGTTCGGCTGCTCCGCGACATACGGCTGGCACAAGAGAGATTGGTCGAAATTGCTGACAAGCCTGATGGTCCGCCTGCCACCGACGGCGAGGCATTACCGCTCGAAGACTTTCTGTCTGGCTTACGGATTGCTTGGCGTGGTGGTGAAGTGAAACCGACTGCCCGCTCCAAGCCAGCGGCCAAGCGAGAGCGGCGGAGGCCCGATCCTCTACTCGCCGTCACTGCCGAACTCGAGGATTGGTTCGAGGCGGAGCCTTGGCGAACTTCGCGAGAGTTGCTTGAACGCTTGCAGGTCAAATACCCCGGCGTGTATCCCGACGGCCTCATTCGGACCGTGCAGCGTCGAATGAAGATCTGGCGCAGTACACAGGCCAATGCGCTGGTGTTCGGGCCATTCGCCGATGCCGCGCGGCAGACGCAAAACGTAGAGGTCGTGCAGTGAGGCTCTTACCGCCAGGTTGGCCTTCGACAACCCGCGGAAAACATGATGAACGCCCGCGAAGCCGCCCGCTCGCTACAGCGCTATTGAGGGCGCGCTCGCGAGCGGCTTCGCTACCTCCGTCACCTTGCACCAGGTGCGGGGACAAGATCGTAACAACCCGTGAGGCATTCGAGAACATCCGAGTGAGGCAACGGCATTATTCTCCGGGAACACTCTTGGGTGAGGCAATACGAGTCTCACCTTGTTTGTCGCCGCGCACTCAGACACTCAACCCGCGACGTGATGCGGTGCTGCGCAGCCGAAATGGCTCCGCACCGCAACCCGCCGCTACCGAACCAACAACAGCAACCAAAAACCGCTGGAGCGAACTCAAAACTGGATAAAACTTGGGGGCAAGGTCATGAGGAAACTGCGTGTGAATGCAGCGTGAGCGAGAGAAACGGTGCATATTCAACGAAAGGCAATCGTGCGGCAGACGAGCAGGTTAGTAAAGAGCAGTCGTTGATAGGTGGAATCTACGCCTGAGCGGACCATCGCGAATTAAGAGACGGCCAAAGCAGCCACCGCGAGGGGTCACGGAGGATCTGCTGCTGGAGGTGGTGATTGATCAATGACGCCAGCTCTTTAGGGGGCTGCCCAGCTGCGTCGACGGTCGCCACGATTCGGGCGTCACCATCTAAATATGAGACAAGGACGAGCTCGTATCCAAACCGAGCGGCAAGCGTAAGCAGGCCGGACGGCGTTCTTGAGGAAAAACCAAGAAACATGGCGTCCACTGACGCCGTCTCGGCATAGCAATAATCAAACATGCAAGCGACCGGCTGTCCCCCCTTAAGAGACCGCATTAACCGCGCTAGGCTGCCGCGTGATCGGAACAGCAGGGTGTTCCCCTCACCCATCAGATCGACCATCCAGCGAGCTTGCTGCGCAAGTAGGGTCAGTGCTCCTAATCGTGCGATCCAAGCCATTAGTCTGGGGGCTTCCGGCTGGTGCCAGGCCAAGTAGATTCTTTTAGGCGGAAAGTCGTTGGACCCCGAACATCGTTTCGCCCCAGCAGCGTAGAAATAATATTCAGCCCAGCTGTTCAAGTATTCTGTCTCAAACGTCTTGCGGATTGGCATCTCCAACCGTCGACAAACTTGGGTGTACACCCAAAACGCCTGCCGCATTTCGGCATCCATTGGTGCAATCAGTTGTGCGCGTAACTCGCCAACCCTCGGACGGCCGGCGGACTGCGTAATTCGGAAGAACGGGACAGTCGTTTCACTAAATCGCGGACAGTGGTTTCACTAATTCCGGGACAGCATGGTGTGGTCGATTTTCGCCTGCCTGGTTGAAGTCATGAGCGATTGATTTCGCCGTTTTCAGCGCCGGTCAAGTGGGATGGTGTTTTTTGCCGTCGCATGCTGTCGCCTTCAAGGGCAATGCGGTGCGCATTGTGGATGATCCGATCGAGGATTGCGTCTGCGATGGTCGGTTCTCCGATCATGTCATGCCACTGGGCGACAGGAAGCTGCGCGGTGATGAGCGTTGATTTCCGGCGATAGCGTTCCTCGAAGATTTCCAGCAGGTCGAGGCGTTGTTGATCTGTGAGCGTGTGCGTTCCCCAGTCGTCGAGGATCAGCAACTGGACGCGGGCGAGTTTGTCGACCAGGCGTGGAAAGCGGCCGTCAAGCCTGGCAAGGCCCAGATCTTCGAACAGACGCGGCATACGCAGGTAGAGGATGGAATGATCGAGCCGGGCAGCCTGACGGCCGAAGGCGCAGGCGAGCCAGGTTTTTCCCGTGCCGGTCTGGCCGGTGATGATCATATTCTCATCTGCCTTCAACCACGCCCCTTGCGCAAGCGACAGAGTGTTGCGGCGGTCGAGACCACGATGAGCGGCAAAGTCGATGTTCTCGATGCAGGCGTCGGGAAAGCGGAGCTTTGAAGCTGCAAGCCGGTTGGTCAGGCGCTTGTCGGATCGCAGAGCCGTTTCCCGATCGAGCATCAGGCCGAGCCACTCGTCGCGGCTGAGATCGCTGCTGTTGTTCTGAGCGGCAAGTTCGCGATAGGCCGTTGCCATTCCGGCAAGGCCAAGGGCCTGCATCTGATCGAGGGTTGGATGTGTCAGCATGGGTCTTTCCTTTCCTTCACTGGTAATAGGAGCCGCCGCGGATGTTGGTGTGCGGCGGGGTGGGTTTTGCCGGGTCTGTCTGGGGTTTGGTTCGATCGAGACCGGATTTGAGAATGGCGGCGACAGAGGAATAGGTGATGGAGTTGATGACCAGCGCCCGCTCGCACGCCGCTTCCAGGCGATCCGTCTCGTAACGGCGGGCAAGGGACAGAATGCCGAAGGCCGAGCGATATCCTTGTTCGGGATGAGGACGATCGCGCATCATCCGCTCGACCAGAATGGCGGTGTTCACCCCGATCCTTGCCGCCTGGTTCAAAAGCGATGCCGGCGTCGTGTTGGCATAACGCTGGTGGGATTTGGGCATATGCTCGTTGACCGTCACATGCCCGGATCGCTGAGAACGCCTGATATGGCTGGCAATCCGCTTGTGATCGAGAAATACCTCGACCACCCGGTGGGTCAGACGCACATCAACCTGTCGGCCGATCAAGCGGTGCGGCACAGAGTAGAAGGTCTTGTCGACCTCGACATGGTAATCGGGATGGACCTTCGCCGATTTCCATTCCGCATAGTCGAACGGCGTTGCTGGCAGCGGCGCAAGCGCCTTTCTCTCTACCTCCTCGAACAGGTCTCGGCGCGACTTTCCGATGTGGCGCATCGGGCGGTTGTTCAAGTCGTCAAGCAGAACCGAGATCGCGGCATTCAGATCAGCCAGACTGAAGAAGCGTCGGTTTCTGAGGCGAGCCAATATCCAGCGCTCGACGATCAGCACTGCACCTTCGACCTTGGCTTTGTCACGCGGCTTGCGGCTTCTGGTCGGCAGGATGGTCGTATCGTAATGTTCGGCCATAGCAGCGAAGGTGGCGTTGAGCGTCGGCTCGAACCACAGCGCCTTGGCGACGCCTGCCTTCAGGTTGTCGCACACGATCGCCTTCGTGACGCCGCCGAAGAAGCTCAGCGCGCGTTCCTGGCCCTCGATCCAGTCCGGCAGTTTCTGGCTGAAGCTGGCACAGGCGAATGTCAACGACGAGGCGGGAAGCATCGCCACAAAGATTTGCGCCGAATGGATGACGCCGGTCGAAGGGTCGAGGATGGGGATGGTGTGGCCGGCATAATCCGTCTGCATCACCGCGCCCGCCTCATGACGGTTGCGGAACGTCGCGTGAGCGCGGCGTTCGAAGACGGCAAAACGGTCGCAAAACCATGTGTAGCCGTAGCCGTCGGGATGGCTCGCCCTGTATTCCTGCCAGAGCAGCGTCAGCGTTACACCCTTGCGCTTCAGCTCGGCGGAAACGGACCGCCAATCCGGCTAGACCAAGTCCTGTGGCGGCCGGCCAACGCGCCGGAAAAGATGTCGCTCCAGCGCGGCATCATCGTCCAGGCCCGCAGGTAACGGCCAGACCGAAAGTCCGGTCTCCTTCGCTCGCAGCAGATACGTCGCCACAGAGGTTTTGCTGATCTTCAGGCGTTCCGAAACGGCGCGAACCGAAAGGCCCTGTTCATGCGTCAGCCGCAGTATCGATCGAATGTCTTTCACTGTCATCCACGACGGGACTTCAAGAAGTCGATCAGAGGAAGCACCAGAAAGGCTGCAGCGGAAAATACGCGTCCCTTTGGACAGCGCCTCATGGACGTGAACGAGCCGCCCTGACCAGGGATGCCACGGATACAAAAGCTCGCGAACCTCGGTCCCGTGGGTGTTCTGTCGTTGTGTTGTACAACGAAGAACGGCAGCATGGTGCAATCGGCAATAAGGTGCCGATCTCACTGATAAATTCGGGAGGCGCCACCAGCCCGCCTCCCTGAATGAAGCCGGAAAACTCCAGCCTCAGCTGGTCCAGAAACCTGGGGCGGTTCATGACGGAAGGGAAGCTAACCATATAGTCAAAAAAATAGATCATAGCGCGTGTCGAACCCATACGTTCGGTTCGGCATATAGTAAGCGCACAATTCCCCGCACCTGTTCACTGAACGGCGAATGAGGGAGTCTGTGTCCACAAGGGAGACTGTGGACACAATGACATTGGATAACTTGAAGGGCTCAGGGGGTCTTCGGGCAGTGAAGGTTCTTCCCAACGGGAAGCGGCGTTTCGATCCGGTCGAGAAAGACCGGCTGATCGACGCCGCAATGAAGCCCGGCGTATCGGTTGCCCGTCTGGCACTGGCGCACGGCGTCAACGCCAATCAGTTACGCAACTGGGTGAAGCTTCGCCGAGATCGGCAGGCCCAGGGTAGTTTGACGGCTGCTGCAGGGCAGGAAACGTCGGCCTTTGTTCCTGTGGTTGCAGCGTCGCCGATTGCGCGGCAGCCCGACATGCCGGCCCGGCCATCATCGGCAGGAATGCGGCTGATGGCGTCTTTGCCAAATGGTGTGCGGCTTGAGCTTGAGGATGTGGATGAGCGGGCTCTTTCGGCGATGATCGAAATTCTGGGGCGGTGCAATGTTCCGGCTGGCTGACGATCTTCGCGTCTATCTTCACCGGGACCCGATCGACTTTCGTGCGGGGATCAACAGCCTGGCGATCCTGGTCGAGCAGTCGATGGGCCTGAGCCCGTTCGAGCGTGCTGTCTTTGTCTTTTGCAACCGCCGGCGCACCCGGATGAAGCTCCTGTTCTTCGAGCGGTCAGGGTTCGTGCTTGTATTGAAAGCCTTGTCCGAAGACCGGTTTCGCTGGCCCCGCCGCGAGGCGCCGGTCGTGACGCTCGATACCGAACAGTTGCGCTGGCTGCTTGACGGCATCGATCTCGACGCGATGGTGCGCCATCCTGTTCGGCAATATGAGTTTGTCGGCTGAAGGCTGTTGACGGAGCGGGGCGGCTCAGATTCAAAGCTACGATGACACGAGCCGGCACCCCGACCGTTGCGGAACTGATGGCGCTTCTGGCGGCGAATGCTGCCGAGAACGTCGCGCTGCGGGCTGAGAGAGACGCCCTTGAGCAGCGTGTCTTCAAGCTCGAGGAAGAACTGGCGCTTGCACAACTGCATCGTTTTGCGCCGCGCAGCGAAAAGCATATGGATCGCGTCTTCAATGAAGCCGAGAACGCCGCTCTCGAGGCCGATGCTGATGAGGGCTTGGCCGACTGTGACGAGACCGACGCCACTGAGCTTCCCGACACGGGATTGCCAGAGGTGGAAAAGCCCGAAGGCCGCAAGCGCGGGCGTAAACCTCTTCCGGCAAATTTGCCCCGCCAACGCGTTGAATATGACCTTGCCGACGATCAGAAGACCTGTCCGTGCTGCCGCCATCCGTTGCATCGCATGGGCGAACTCGTCACCGAGCAGCTGCATATCGAGGTGAAGGCCACGGTGCTGCAGAATGCCCGGGCCAAGTATGCTTGCCGCAACTGCGAGCGCACCGATATCAGCACTCCCGTTATCATCGCGCCGATGCCCGCACAGCCCTTGCCGGGGAGCATTGCCACGGCCTCGACGCTGGCCTTTGCTCTTGTTCATAAATATGTCGACGGCACACCGCTCTATCGCCTGGCACAGGCCTTCGAGCGCGCTGGCGTCCCTGTCAGCCGTGGCGCTCTTGGCCATTGGGTGATCGGGTCCAGCGAAAAGCACCTCGTTCGCATCTACGATGCACTGAAGCAGCGGCTCTTGTCGCAGAACGTCATTCGTAAGCGCTCATTTCGCTGCGCGTTGACGCAGTGGATTGTGACGCCCGCAGCGGCTTATGCGGCAGTGGATTTGGCGAAGTTAAATGGGAGCAGATCGTCGATATTGGCGCCGTCCGGACGCTGCGGCGATTCGGTAAAGACGTGTCGCAACCAGGTGAATGGCTCGACGCCACAGGCGCGACAGGTCAGCATAAGGCTGTAGATGACAGCGCTTGCCTTGGCCCCGTCGACAGTGTCGCAAAATAGCCAGCTCTTCCTTCCAGTGGCAAAAACTCTGATATCGCGTTCCAATAAATTGTTGTCGATCGGCATCCTGCCGTCTTCGGTGTAGCGGGTCAGATATTGCCACTGGTTTCGCGTATAGGAGATCGCATCGCCGAGCTTGGTGTCGGGCACGACCTTGGGGGCCATCCTGTCGAGCCACTCCTTCAGGGCATCAAGGACTGGAACGCTATGCTTCTGGCGCAAGCGCCGGATGCAATCGGCCTGCGTTTCGCCGTCATCCGGCTTTTCGTCCCGCACCTGCCTTTCAATCCGATAGAGCTGGTCGAAGAACTTCAATGCCTGCGCGGGCGGCCCGCTTTGTTTCTTCCCGGCCTTGAAGGCGTTGACGAAGCGTCGCCTGGCGTGAGCCATACACCCGACATGCGTTGCGCCCTTCAGGGTGCGCCAGCCCTGATAGCCGTCGCTCATCAGGATGCCGCGATAGTCACCAAGGAAAGTCTGCGGATGCACCTGCCCACGACCGGGCTGATATTCGAGCAGCACAACCGGTTCGACACTATCCTGCCCGCTGCGATAGGCCCAGATGTAGGACTCGTCAGTTGCTTTCCTGTCCTTTTCCTTCAGCACCTGCACCGTGGTCTCGTCACCGTGAATGACGTTCTGCGACAAGAGCCGCTGCTTCAGTGCATCGTAGATGCGAACGAGGTGCTTTTCGCTGGACCCGATCACCCAATGGCCAAGAGCGCCACGGCTGACAGGGACGCCAGCGCGCTCGAAGGCCTGTGCCAGGCGATAGAGCGGTGTGCCGTCGACATATTTATGAACAAGAGCAAAGGCCAGCGTCGAGGCCGTGGCAATGCTCCCCGGCAAGGGCTGTGCGGGCATCGGCGCGATGATAACGGGAGTGCTGATATCGGTGCGCTCGCAGTTGCGGCAAGCATACTTGGCCCGGGCATTCTGCAGCACCGTGGCCTTCACCTCGATATGCAGCTGCTCGGTGACGAGTTCGCCCATGCGATGCAACGGATGGCGGCAGCACGGACAGGTCTTCTGATCGTCGGCAAGGTCATATTCAACGCGTTGGCGGGGCAAATTTGCCGGAAGAGGTTTACGCCCGCGCTTGCGGCCTTCGGGCTTTTCCACCTCTGGCAATCCCGTGTCGGGAAGCTCAGTGGCGTCGGTCTCGTCACAGTCGGCCAAGCCCTCATCAGCATCGGCCTCGAGAGCGGCGTTCTCGGCTTCATTGAAGACGCGATCCATATGCTTTTCGCTGCGCGGCGCAAAACGATGCAGTTGTGCAAGCGCCAGTTCTTCCTCGAGCTTGAAGACACGCTGCTCAAGGGCGTCTCTCTCAGCCCGCAGCGCGACGTTCTCGGCAGCATTCGCCGCCAGAAGCGCCATCAGTTCCGCAACGGTCGGGGTGCCGGCTCGTGTCATCGTAGCTTTGAATCTGAGCCGCCCCGC carries:
- a CDS encoding ISNCY family transposase, with protein sequence MRKVSMATRVELVAAISCRYVLGGRAEKARMLDEFVALTGFHRKHAMRLLRGEREPAKGGPRPGRRVYGDDVRAALVVVWEASDRICGKRLHPLLPTLIEAMERHGHGDMNSETRRQLLTMSPATIDRVLKEIKASATGPRRRKGSTAIRRSVPVRTFSDWDDPAPGFVEADLVSHSGPYARGAFSQTLVLTDIATGWTECAPLLVREQTVLITALTELRKLLPFPLLGFDTDNDSVFMNESVHEYCLRDNIELTRCRPYRKNDQAFVEQKNGAIVRKIVGYRRFEGLRATRELAKLYSSMRLFVNFFQPSFKLKEKHRDGAKVIKRYHRPATPYQRLLDDARTPEDTCLRLKAMYLTLDPVRLLRDIRLAQERLVEIADKPDGPPATDGEALPLEDFLSGLRIAWRGGEVKPTARSKPAAKRERRRPDPLLAVTAELEDWFEAEPWRTSRELLERLQVKYPGVYPDGLIRTVQRRMKIWRSTQANALVFGPFADAARQTQNVEVVQ
- the istB gene encoding IS21-like element helper ATPase IstB codes for the protein MLTHPTLDQMQALGLAGMATAYRELAAQNNSSDLSRDEWLGLMLDRETALRSDKRLTNRLAASKLRFPDACIENIDFAAHRGLDRRNTLSLAQGAWLKADENMIITGQTGTGKTWLACAFGRQAARLDHSILYLRMPRLFEDLGLARLDGRFPRLVDKLARVQLLILDDWGTHTLTDQQRLDLLEIFEERYRRKSTLITAQLPVAQWHDMIGEPTIADAILDRIIHNAHRIALEGDSMRRQKTPSHLTGAENGEINRS
- the tnpA gene encoding IS66-like element accessory protein TnpA; translation: MTLDNLKGSGGLRAVKVLPNGKRRFDPVEKDRLIDAAMKPGVSVARLALAHGVNANQLRNWVKLRRDRQAQGSLTAAAGQETSAFVPVVAASPIARQPDMPARPSSAGMRLMASLPNGVRLELEDVDERALSAMIEILGRCNVPAG
- the tnpB gene encoding IS66 family insertion sequence element accessory protein TnpB (TnpB, as the term is used for proteins encoded by IS66 family insertion elements, is considered an accessory protein, since TnpC, encoded by a neighboring gene, is a DDE family transposase.), with translation MFRLADDLRVYLHRDPIDFRAGINSLAILVEQSMGLSPFERAVFVFCNRRRTRMKLLFFERSGFVLVLKALSEDRFRWPRREAPVVTLDTEQLRWLLDGIDLDAMVRHPVRQYEFVG
- the tnpC gene encoding IS66 family transposase — protein: MTRAGTPTVAELMALLAANAAENVALRAERDALEQRVFKLEEELALAQLHRFAPRSEKHMDRVFNEAENAALEADADEGLADCDETDATELPDTGLPEVEKPEGRKRGRKPLPANLPRQRVEYDLADDQKTCPCCRHPLHRMGELVTEQLHIEVKATVLQNARAKYACRNCERTDISTPVIIAPMPAQPLPGSIATASTLAFALVHKYVDGTPLYRLAQAFERAGVPVSRGALGHWVIGSSEKHLVRIYDALKQRLLSQNVIHGDETTVQVLKEKDRKATDESYIWAYRSGQDSVEPVVLLEYQPGRGQVHPQTFLGDYRGILMSDGYQGWRTLKGATHVGCMAHARRRFVNAFKAGKKQSGPPAQALKFFDQLYRIERQVRDEKPDDGETQADCIRRLRQKHSVPVLDALKEWLDRMAPKVVPDTKLGDAISYTRNQWQYLTRYTEDGRMPIDNNLLERDIRVFATGRKSWLFCDTVDGAKASAVIYSLMLTCRACGVEPFTWLRHVFTESPQRPDGANIDDLLPFNFAKSTAA